The following is a genomic window from Funiculus sociatus GB2-C1.
CGCCAAAGCATCATCTAGTTCAGCGATGCGCGATACATTCCCTACCTCGAAATGTCGCCAGCGACTATGAAAAGGGATATTGAAATCCGGATACTCATCGCGCATCACCTCAATCACATAATCAGCAACTTTATCGAGTTGAGTTAAATCTACTCGAAAGTGACATTTACCTTCACAGCATAATTGAAAAATGCGATCGCATCTTTCTCGAATCGCCGCCGGACTTTTCAAATACGCAATCAGTTCGCTCATAATAATTTTAAACGCTCCCGTAACCCCCAGGAAAGCGCAGATGAACGGGTAGTTAACCTTTGCGCTTTCCTTGGGGCCTACCTTTGCGTTTAATCTCCTAAACCCCTTCCTTTAATTTCCGCAAGAGTTACCGCATCTGGCACTTCTCCTGGCGTATAGTAACCTGCTGCTTGCTTCGCCGCAATTTCCACTCGTGCATCTTCCGGAATCCAATCATCAGGAATGGCGATGCGTTCAATTACCTCAATTCCTGAAGAAATAATGGCGTTATACTTCAGATCACTCATCGAAACCAAACGGTTAATTCGAGTAATTCCTAACCAATGCAAGACATCTGGCATTAATTCTTGAAAGCGCATATCTTGCAACCCTGCTACGCATTCTGTGCGCGCAAAATATGCCTCGGCGCTATCGCCTCCTTCCTGACGTTTGCGGGCATTATAAACTAAAAACTTAGTCACTTCTCCCAAAGCGCGTCCTTCTTTTCGGAAGTAGACAATTACACCCGCACCGCCTTCTTGTGCTGTTTGAATACAAACTTCTATGCCGTGTACTAGGTAAGGGCGACAGGTGCAAATATCGGAACCAAATACATCGGAACCATTGCATTCATCGTGTACGCGCACGGCGAGAAGTTTGCTTGGATTGGTAATTGCTTCTACTTCTCCAATTAAATAAACTGTTGTTCCGCCAATTGGTGGTAGGAAGACGTGTAAATCTGGGCGCGTCACCAGTTCGGGAAACATTCCACCCGTTTGTTGGAAAAGAATCCGCCGTAAATCGCTTTCATTAATCTTGAGTCGCTGGGCAATTCCTGGCAGATACCAAACTGGATCTATTGCTACTTTAGTTACTACTAAACTGCCATTATTTTTCAGGATTTTCCCGTCAACTTGCAAGCGCCCTTTAATTATTGAGTCTTGCAATTCTGGCATATTAATATGCGCTTTGGTAATGGCAATGGTAGGTAAAATATCGTGTCCTTGTTCGTAAAGTGTGGTGTAACCTCCTCCCACCAAGGCACCAAATGGATCGAGACAAACAATTTTGTTAGCATCCGACCAACTGGGATGCGGCCCGATGTGGACAACTGGCGAGGTATTTGTCAAATCAGCCCGGTGATTTGCCTGGAGTGCGCCAGATGCGATCGCTAAGGCCCGATACACAGCATAAGATCCAGAATGCGTACCAATTACATTCCGGTGATTTGCGTTTCTTACTGTCCCAATTATTGGCCCCCGTTTAATTGGATCGCTTTCTCCCCAGTTAATGGGAATAGGTTTTTGACCAGATTTACCCGGATGAGATGTCAAAACAATATGCTTGTGCTTAGATACTGCTTTCGGCGTTTCCATAAGGTTCTCAAACTGGCTAAAGATGCAGCCCTAGAAGTGATATTTAACTGCGATCGCAAATAAACTTCGATCATACCAATTATATTTTGGCTCAAAAAATATTTTTTCCAGTAAAATCCCTTTTTGGGTTGCTGCACATTAATTCAGTATGATTAGCTACGAAATGTAACTAATAGTTGATTTTTATAAAGTTGCGTGGTTTGAGTTGAGATCAGGAAACCCAACGCTCTTTTTTACATTTGTTGCTTAAGGCTTGCGCTTAACCCACGGGTATGCGTCTATAATCTACTATTTAAAACTAAAATATGTAAAACAAACGGTAAATTTGGCGGCAGTTAGCTGCCACGATAGGTACTATAAGCCCAAGGCGACGCGAGTAGTGGAACATGGTAATGGGCGGTTGGATCGGCGATACCAAACTGTACCGGGACGCGATCCAAAAAAGGTGGCGTAGCGATCGCATCTGACTTTTGAGCAAAGTAGTCTCCGACTGCAAACACCAACTCGTAAACACCTATTGCTAATTCACCTTCAGATAGCAGCGGTCGATCGGTGCGTCCATTAGCATTAGTACATACTTTTTTTAGTAATTTTTTATTTCCACTTTCCGGTTCCAGCAACCATAATTCTATTGCCATATTACTAGCTGCACAGCCCTGAGTGGTATCGAGTACATGAGTCGTGAGACTAGCTGCCATAGCTTTACCAAAAAGTTAAGAGTTAGAGATATTTTATCAATTAAAAATAAAATACACGCTTGTTAACCCTAGCCCAGCCTGTATAATACGTTACCGTTTTCTGGCACTAACTTAATATCCGTGAAATTTATTTCATTTTAAGAAGCTTAAACCCGTTGAAACTGTTTTGAAATCAACTTTAGCTACTAACCGCGTAATCTATTTTAGGGACTATAACAATGATATTTGAGTTGTGAGCCAGCATTTCAGATACCCAACTTCTTAAAGAAGTTGGGTATCTCGCATTCACGAATCATTTAGAACTGCTATAGCTGCGGGTAAGCTTAAGCCTAGCCCAGTGACTATAATACTTTACTGTTTTCTGGCAACCTGCGGATTATAGGAAAAAAATGTGACTTGAAAACTCCATAAATTCCATTTTAAACTTTTAATTCCCTTGTCCGGATGATTCTCGCGTCCTCACAGACCTTAAAATAGTGAAAAACATAGAGAAAAGAGCATGGCAATAAAGAGTGGCGATTTAGTCCGCGCAGTTCGCGAGAAGTTGGAAAACAGTCTGGAATCTCAAGCTAGTGACTCCCGCTTTCCACCCTATATATTTGAAACCAAGGGTGAAGTTGTACAAGTGCGGGGTGACTACGCACTGATAAAGTTTGGTCAGATGCCAGCACCTAACGTCTGGTTGCGTATGGATCAGCTCGAACCGTTCAAGTAAACTTAAATCCTAATACCATTTTACTTTTGTGAGGCTACACGTTTGATCCCCCCAACCCCCCTTAAAAAGGGGGGCTAAGAAAAGCGATTACTGTAGCGGGAAAAACGGGAGAAGGTGTAGCTGAAAAATATCCCTGTGGATAGATGACTGGTGTAGTAGCGATGAAACAGGGCTGATAAGAAATTTCTCCAAAGCGATCGCATCTACGGTTAAATCCGCGACCGTCAGGCTGTCGAAACGGGTCAAAATATTACAAACTAAACCCGTAGCGATCGCGTGTAATTATATGCCCTTTTATCCTTTCTCCCCAACTCCTGCGAGCCATTTGCACCGCGTCTCTATCGTCGGCGGTGCTGGCAAAGTTGGGAGTACCCTAGCTCAACGGATTGCCGAAAAAAATCTCGCAGACGTGGTATTGCTAGATGTGGTTGATGGTTTGCCCAAAGGAATTGCCCTGGATTTGATGGAAGCGCGGGGGATAGAAGCTCACAATTGCCAGATTTCGGGTACGAGTGACTATGCGGATACAGCAGGATCTGATGTGGTGGTAATTACCGCAGGTTTAGCGCGCAAACCGGGAATGAGTCGGGATGACTTAATTAAAACTAATGCTCAAATTGTAGTGGAAGCGGCGAAAAATGCGATCGCTTACTCCCCAGACGCTATCTTAATCGTCGTCACCAATCCCCTTGACGTGATGACCTATCTAGCGAAGCAAGCTACAGATTTACCGCGCGATCGCGTTATGGGTATGGCAGGCGTTCTCGATTCCGCCAGATTTCAAACCTTTATCGCAATGGAATTAGGAATTTGCAGTGTCGATATCCAGGCAATGGTACTCGGCGGTCACGGAGATTTGATGGTACCATTGCCTGCTTACTCCACCGTCAGAGGCATTCCAATTACAGAACTGATGGATAGCACCACGATTGAGCGATTGATACACAGAACCCGCCAGGGTGGGGCGGAGATTGTGGAATTGATGCAGACTGGCGGCGCATACTTTACCCCCGCTTCCTCAACCTGCTTAATGGTAGAAGCGATTTTACAAAACCAGTCGCGCCTGATTCCGGCGGCAGCCTATCTTCAGGGCGAATATGGATTGCAAGATGTTTTTATCGGAGTTCCCTGTCGCCTCGGACGTGGCGGTATCGAAAGCATTTTGGAACTCCGTCTGTCTGAAGCTGAACGTCATGCCCTCCATACTTCCGCGAAATCTGTGCGCGAGAGTATTGAGCAAGCGATCGCTATGCTTAAACGGTAGGGTGTCCTTTGGCGTTTAAACGATTGTACCCCCAAGGTTAGGTTGCCTTGTAAGCACCTGACAACGTTTCAAGTTGACTCTTAAGTGACCACACCTGTAGGGTGGGCATTGCCCACCCTACGCAGATGAGTTTTGTTTACTATCTGTTAAGAAAACCTTGGATTTGTTTCAAGGCATACGGAAGAATGTTAAACGCAGCCCAACTAGCAGCCAGGATGACAGGCAGTAGAACCACTGCTATACGCAAATCGATATCCATTTTCAGTTCCCTCGCTTGATGCTTGAAGATTTTTAAAAAATTCTCATTTTTAATTGTTATCCGAACCGGGTCAGTTTTACACACCAACGCCAAACAATTAGTAAACCGTTGCAAATCCCAGATCCGTACCCTTACCTGCGTGAACTAAGGCTAACTTCTGATAGCTCCTCGCGTGTTCGATAAGTTCTGCCGCCTCCTCTGGAGAGACATCGCGCGATCGCTTCGCTGGGACACCCACCATCAGCGACAAAGGCGGCACATCTTTAGTCACCACGCAGCCAGCACCGATAATACTACCAGCACCCACCCGCACACCATCCAGCACCACAGCACCAATCCCAATCAGACATCCTCGTTCAATATAAGCCGAATGAATCACAGCGCCATGCCCGACAGTAACCCAATCTTCCAAAATGGTTGGTTTGCCCGGATCGCCATGTAAAATAGCACCATCTTGGATATTCGTTCCTTCTCCAATTTCAATGCGCTCAATATCCGCCCGCACAACTGCCCCGTACCAAATGCTGACCCCAGAGGCAATCTTTACCCAACCCATAACAACAGCATTCGGCGCGACAAAGGCAGCTAAAGAGAGATCCGGACTAGACCAATAAGAGGAAGAGGTTGGAAACATTTGGCGTTCGTTGTTCACAGGCTCAATCAATGGACAGAATGCCCACAAGCACTCCAACAGATATAATAAAGCCACTGCGACTGTTGCATAGAGAATATATGCCGATACGCATTACATGATGAATCCAGGTTTACAGTATCCTATCTTCGGCGCGGAGATTCACTGCCCTCACTGCCGCCAGACAATTCCAGCCTTGACGCTAACTGATACCTATCTGTGTCCGCGTCATGGAGCCTTTGAGGCAGACCCGAAAACTGGTGAACTGGTTCATCTACAGTCCGGGCGTCACTGGCGCAG
Proteins encoded in this region:
- the uraH gene encoding hydroxyisourate hydrolase, encoding MAASLTTHVLDTTQGCAASNMAIELWLLEPESGNKKLLKKVCTNANGRTDRPLLSEGELAIGVYELVFAVGDYFAQKSDAIATPPFLDRVPVQFGIADPTAHYHVPLLASPWAYSTYRGS
- a CDS encoding photosystem II protein Y codes for the protein MDIDLRIAVVLLPVILAASWAAFNILPYALKQIQGFLNR
- the mdh gene encoding malate dehydrogenase; the encoded protein is MPFYPFSPTPASHLHRVSIVGGAGKVGSTLAQRIAEKNLADVVLLDVVDGLPKGIALDLMEARGIEAHNCQISGTSDYADTAGSDVVVITAGLARKPGMSRDDLIKTNAQIVVEAAKNAIAYSPDAILIVVTNPLDVMTYLAKQATDLPRDRVMGMAGVLDSARFQTFIAMELGICSVDIQAMVLGGHGDLMVPLPAYSTVRGIPITELMDSTTIERLIHRTRQGGAEIVELMQTGGAYFTPASSTCLMVEAILQNQSRLIPAAAYLQGEYGLQDVFIGVPCRLGRGGIESILELRLSEAERHALHTSAKSVRESIEQAIAMLKR
- a CDS encoding GTP cyclohydrolase II — its product is METPKAVSKHKHIVLTSHPGKSGQKPIPINWGESDPIKRGPIIGTVRNANHRNVIGTHSGSYAVYRALAIASGALQANHRADLTNTSPVVHIGPHPSWSDANKIVCLDPFGALVGGGYTTLYEQGHDILPTIAITKAHINMPELQDSIIKGRLQVDGKILKNNGSLVVTKVAIDPVWYLPGIAQRLKINESDLRRILFQQTGGMFPELVTRPDLHVFLPPIGGTTVYLIGEVEAITNPSKLLAVRVHDECNGSDVFGSDICTCRPYLVHGIEVCIQTAQEGGAGVIVYFRKEGRALGEVTKFLVYNARKRQEGGDSAEAYFARTECVAGLQDMRFQELMPDVLHWLGITRINRLVSMSDLKYNAIISSGIEVIERIAIPDDWIPEDARVEIAAKQAAGYYTPGEVPDAVTLAEIKGRGLGD
- a CDS encoding NAD(P)H-quinone oxidoreductase subunit O; amino-acid sequence: MAIKSGDLVRAVREKLENSLESQASDSRFPPYIFETKGEVVQVRGDYALIKFGQMPAPNVWLRMDQLEPFK
- a CDS encoding gamma carbonic anhydrase family protein; the protein is MFPTSSSYWSSPDLSLAAFVAPNAVVMGWVKIASGVSIWYGAVVRADIERIEIGEGTNIQDGAILHGDPGKPTILEDWVTVGHGAVIHSAYIERGCLIGIGAVVLDGVRVGAGSIIGAGCVVTKDVPPLSLMVGVPAKRSRDVSPEEAAELIEHARSYQKLALVHAGKGTDLGFATVY